Genomic segment of Pongo pygmaeus isolate AG05252 chromosome 1, NHGRI_mPonPyg2-v2.0_pri, whole genome shotgun sequence:
gtctctactaaaaaaaatacaaaaaaatagctgggtgtggtggtgggcccctgtagtcccagctactcgggaggctgaggcaggagaatcgcgtgaacccaggaggcggagcttgcagtgagccgagatcgctgcactccaccctgggtgacaagatcgaaactccatctcaaaaaaaacccaaaatgggTGGTGGTCTTTGACAAGCAAAAGTATGCcagctttacattttttttgtttgttttgtggttttagtttttttaaaaataaatagtgaaTATTAAGTCTGTATCCACACCCCGTCTCCCTCAACATCACCAGCCAGGTCAGTTGCTGGTGGACATGAGCTGCTCCCCCGACAGGGCTGGACACAGTTGGGAGAAGAGGGGGCAGCCCCTGGGTGTGGTGTGGCCGTTGCCGGCCCCAACCCTGTCACTTGTGCTTTTATCTTGGTCCCCTCCCATCCCTTCCGTTGTTCCCCACAACCCTGTGTGGCTCTGTGCTGGTCCTGGGTCTCAGGAAAGCCTCCCTTCAGAGAGAGAAGGTGTGTTCCTACTCCCCCTGCCTTTTCCCTCTGGCACTGCTGCTCCCGTCCCCGCGGCCCTCCCCCTCACTGGGGGATGCCTTTTGCTCTCTGCAGCCCTGCCCTCTGCTCTCCTTCAGGGTCTCCAGGGAACCCCTCCGAATTGCCACTTGCCGAGGGGCTGTTCTCAGTCCTCAGTTTCTTAGCCTCTGGTATCTGATGCTGCTGACGACGGCTTCCTTCCTGACTTCGGGATTTCTGACCCCTCTTCCTGCCTTCTTGGTAGCTCCTGTGCCAGGTCCATGTCTTTTTGGCCTGGCGTGCATTAGCTGTGTCCCCTCCGTGCACTGGGCTCCGTGGCTGTTCTGTCCCTGGTGCTGCCCAGGCATGCCCACTCTGACAGTTCAGAGCTGGCTTCCTACAAATGTTGCTAAATAATTCCCCTTGAGTGACTCTGTAGATTTCACACAGTCCTAACAAAATCTCAGTTTTTTATACTAcacaagcttattctaaaatttacgtGCAAaggcaaaggacctagaatagttaaaacaatttttctaaagaatgaagtggagtctGTGGTTTCAAGACTTACCCCAGTGATGAGGGTCAGGCAGTGGTAGAGGAGGGACAGGCCATGGGGCAGAGTAGCCAGCTAGGCCTTTGCCTCAGGCTTTTCAGCAGATGGCCTGGGGTGTGGGGATGTTCAAGCCGCCAGGGACCCACTTCAGGACAAGTGAGTGCTTCCTGATTTTCACCTGGTGCTgtgaatgtctgtgtgtgtggctcTTGGTGCGTTTGTCTTGGGTTTCTCTGGTGGGTGACAAGCAGTGGGATAGCCGTCTGGGGCTTCCCGATAGGTGTGTGCACGCAGTGAGGCAGCAGGGTGTCCGTCTCCCATCCCGACAGGTGTGTGCGCGCGCAGTGAGGCAGCAGGGTGCCCGTCTCCCATCCCGACAGGTGTGCGTGCACAGTGAGGCAGCAGGGTGTCCGTCTCCCATCCCGACAGGTGGGCGCGCGCAGTGAGGCAGCGGGTTGTCCGTCTCCCAGCACGCTCTGCACTCAACTGGCCTTTTTCTGCCGTGTAAGTTACTCTTGCCCATTAGCACTGAGCTAAACGTCGTTCCAGCCTCGCTTTGGCTGTTCCCGCTTCCTCTCTTAAGCAAGCCTGTTTCTGTCTTTCACTCATTTTCCGGTTTGGCCTTTCCTCATGATCCCGTGTGTCTTCTGGGTGTCATTCCTGGGGTCCGCCTTTCCCTGGTGGATGTGGCCGCGCACCAGGCTGGGTTACAGTGGCAGTTGCTCATGCTGTCCCTCCACCGTTGACTCCACCTCTGTTCCTGCGTGTCCTCGAATGCCAGCCCTGAGCAGAGTGCAGAGAGGAAGCTGCAGCGTCCCCCTGCTCGGCCACGTGTGTCTTCAGGGGAGGCAGACAGTGAAGCCGTGTTTTCATTTAGGATCTATGGGAGGGAGAGCACCCCCAGTGATCAAGAGAGAGACGCGAGGGAAACCCGTGTGGGAGGCCACACATGTAGGGAGGCCAGGGAAAGTGGAGAGAGACTGGGACCCCCAGGCCAACCCTTTATTGGGTCCAGGGCGTTCCGCACACAGGTTTCCCTCGGGGAGTTTTAACTGGTGGGTTTAAAGCAAGTGGGCACGAGCCCCGTGGGGCCACACTGTGACTGTGGGGGACTCCGTGGTGTGGCTGCACAGTCCATGTGGGGCGTGGGGTCCGTGGGGACACGGGGGGTGGTCACCAGGGGACAGTGTGTAGGGCGGGCGTCTGGGTGGATCAGCTCGAGGAAGGGGGATGTGCACTGAAAATTGTTGCGGGTGGCGGCCCCGCTTCTGGTCAGAGAAAGTCCAGCCTAGATTCAGAGTGGATGCCGAGGCGGCCTAAGACGATGAGTGTTCCTGCAAGATGTGAAGCACTCGAGGGGCAGGGGTGCTGCATCCTACACAGGGTGGCTCTGGAGCAGAAGAGCCCGCGGCGATTTGGGGACTCGCATTGGGGCAGGGCTGTGCACAGGGAGCCCGAGGGGGGACAGAGGCCAGTGCTCCTCAAACCCGATGGcatgcacacgcgcacacacacgcacgtgtCCTGATGGCACGCACACATGCCCACGCCCATGTGTCCTGATGgcacgcgcgtgcacacacacgtcCTGatggcatgcacacacacgtcaTGCACGCAGGTGTGGCCAGGGGGCTTATGCACTTCTGGTCCTCTGGTTGGGGTTGGCCCCAAGCTCTGAATTTCCAACCAACTCCAGGTGCAGCCTGGGCAGCCAGGTGTGGGCCTCGGGCTGGGGCGGGGCTGCCATGAGGCAGCTTGTGGAGGGTCCGGGAGCAGGGCCAGGGGCGGCCACACAGGGTGTGCGGCTCTAGATTGTTTTGAAGGTGGGGCCAACAGGATTTGCTCATGGGGTGGGTGTGGTACCAGGAGGATGGAGTTGCCAAGTTGCCATTTGGTGAAGTGGCCGGATTTCTGTCCTGGATGGGGGCGTCTAGGTGCTGTGCTGTGGATGGTCAGTGTAGTGGCCTGGAGTGTGCAGGGGGCCCGTGGGTGCAGGGTGGGGGAAGTGGCTGAGCAGCCATTGCAGGGCTCCTGATGGGAGGCCGTGAAACTAGGGCGACCCCAGGAGAATGCCGGACTGAGAGGAGAGTACCCTGTCCGTGGGTGGGTGAAGAGGGGCTGGCTGGAGTGGGaagagggggtggggagtggaggaGCTAGACCAGGGTGGGGCTTtggagaggcagagccaggagtggCCCCTTACAAGGCTATGCCATTGGGTGGTCAGAAACCAGTGGGacggctgggcgaggtggctcacgcctgtaatcccagcaccgtgggaggctgaggcgggcggatcacgaggtcaggagatagagaccatcctggctaacacggtgaaaccgcgtctctactaaaattaaaaaaaattagccaggtgtggtggcgtgcgcctatagtcccaactactcaggaggctgaggcaggataatcacttgaacgtggaaggcagaggttgcagtgagccaagatcacgccactgcactccagcctgggtgacagaacaagattctgtcccaaagaaaaaaaaaaaaatcaaaccacagTGGGAACATGTGGGTGACTCTGAGGTCGATCTTCAGGGCAGGTTTGGTAGAGCAGGGAGAAAGCCTGGTCAGGTGGATTTGGGAGCTTGAGAGGGGAGGACGTGTGAACAGCCATGAATGAGGCCCAAATCCAGGGGATCAGGTCAGGGCAGGGGGCATTTGGCAGAACTTGGAGAGGTGTGTGGTGGAGAGTGGTGTGTTTGAGGTGGGTTTTGCTGGCCTTTGGGTGCAGTTGGGTCGGGGAAGCGAACGGTGCTGGCGAGTCGCTGCGTCTGGACCCGAGTCCTGGGAGGGGCAGCCTCAGCTGGGCCTGGAGCTCCTGCTCTTGGTGGTGTGTGTGGACACTCCAGGGGGAGAGGTGTGCAGTAGCTGTGGTTGTCTCGAGCTCCCGgggcaggtggggtggggaggggcattGGGTCTGGGTGGTCATGACGGTGGGTGGGAGTGGAGAGCAAGGTCAGTGGGGGACTGAGCCTGGGAGCTGGCTGGGGACGGAGAGGGCAATGAGGACTCGGGAGCTGAGCTGAGGGGGGGGTGGCGTGGGGATGGGGACGAGGTCTCCAGGAGCCCCTGCTGTGGTGGACGACAAggctctttctgttttgtttccatGTAGGTGGCTATTATCATGGAAAACTAATCTTTCCCAGAGAATTTCCTTTCAAACCTCCTAGTATTTATATGATCACTCCCAATGGAAGATTTAAGTGCAACACCAGGTAAGGTGCCTGGAGGGGCTGTGGAAGCTTTCTGGCTGCGGTGGGGAGTGTGCACTGACGGGGCCGCCGTTTCGCAGGCTGTGTCTTTCTATCACGGATTTCCACCCGGACACGTGGAACCCGGCCTGGTCTGTCTCCACCATCCTGACTGGGCTCCTGAGCTTCATGGTGGAGAAGGGCCCCACCCTGGGCAGTATAGAGACGTCGGACTTCACGGTGAGTTTTAGAGCCTCTCCCTGGTGGGCCGTCAGCCTTGTGTTTGGGAggctgttttctgttcctgagttgcagctgcctttctttttttttttttttttttgggacggagtctcactctgtctccaggctggagtgcactggcgccgccatctcggctcactgcaagctctgcctcctgggttcacgccattctcttgcctcagcctcccgagtagctgggaccacaggcgcccgccaccacgcctggctaattttttcttgtatttttagtagagacggggtttcaccgtgttaaccaggatggtcttgatttcctgacctcgtgatccacccgccttggcctcccaaagtgctgggattacaggcgtgagccaccgcgcctggccgcagCTGCCTTTCTTCTCAGTAGGCGGGGCTGGGTGGAGTTCCCACCTTATCCCAGGCACTGTCCTGGAGACTGCTTTGCTCTGTGGCCTCGTGTTCCCCGCTGCCTCTCGGTCTTGCTTTTATTCACATCCAGCCTCATCCACACCCGCCAGGGGCTCCTCCTTGGGATCTTGGGGTGGGCCGAGGCAGTACCAGTTGCACAGACGGCAGGGGCCTTTTCAGCTGGGAGCACAGTGCTTTTGTTagcttgtttttttctatttttaataggaaTCAAGTGTGATATCATTAATTGATGATGGGAAGATTAAGAAGCCTTTGTAAGACTATAAGTTAGTTTGCTGTGAAGAGTATGCTTATTCAATGCTTTCTACAACATGAAGACTGCAGCCCTTGACTTTGAAATCATctgtttttagaattttgaaAGAATTGAAATTAGTTTTCTGGctgattcccttcccttccttcctagaAAAGACAACTGGCAGCGCAGAGTTTAGCATTTAATTTGAAAGATAAAGTCTTTTGTGAATTATTTCCTGAAGTCGTGGAGGTAAGAAAGATGGAGATGGGTTTCGCCTTCCCCTGCGTTAAAGCACTTCGTTTCACCATCTGTGTCCTGAAGCTCCTCTCCCCCAGGAGCCCCGAGGCAGGGGAGGCAGAAGGCCTGGGCCCTGGGGGGTGGCCTGCGGACAGCTGTGCTGGTGGGCTGGGCCTGTCCCACAGGGGTGTGGAGCTCGTGGGCCTGAGCAGCCACCTGGGTGGTCTGGGGATAGCTGGGAGGCACAGCCACTGCCGTGTGGGACTGGAGTGCTCCCTGGTCTTGGCCTCTGTGGCTCAGCCTTGCTCTGGTCTGCCTGAGTGCAGGGACCAAGGGGCATAGGGCCAGTGAGGCCGGCCACGCTTGGGCCCTTACCTGTGAGATGGGGTCAGAATTTGACACAGCCTAGGGCTTGGTTCTTAGTGGTGGACCGTGGACTCCTGAGAACGGGAGTGCTGGTCCTGAAGGCGCTGGTTGGAGACCAGCTGCTTTTCTCACTGTTTTTCTCttaggaaattaaacaaaaacagaaagcacaAGACGAACTCAGTAGCAGACCCCAGACTCTCCCCTTGCCAGACGTGGTTCCAGACGGGGAGACGCACCTCGTCCAGAACGGGATTCAGCTTCTCAACGGGCATGCGCCGGGGGCCGTCCCAAACCTTGCAGGGCTCCAGCAGGCCAACCGGCACCACGGACTCCTGGGTGGCGCCCTGGCGAACTTGTTTGTGATAGTTGGGTTTGCAGCCTTTGCTTACACGGTCAAGTACGTGCTGAGGAGCATCGCGCAGGAGTGAGGCCCAGGCGCCAAGACCCAAGGCGCCACTGAGGGCACCGCGCACCAGAGCGTGACCTCGGCAGGCTGGACACACTGCCCAGCACAGGCAGACCCACCAGGCTCCTAGGTTTAGCTTTTAAAAACCTGAAAGGGGAAGCAAAAACCAAAATGTGTGACTGGGCTTTGGAGGAGACTGGAGCCTCAGCCCTGTCCCGGCCACGGGCCGCTGGGGCTGGTGTGGGTGGGCCTCGTGTGCTGGATTTGTAGCTTATCTTCTGTGTTGTCTTTGGACCTGTTTTAGTAAACCcgtttttcattttattagatGTGGTCACTTAGAAATGCAAACTTGCTGCCCACCGCGGGCTGCTCCGGCGTTCTTGCAGCTCCCGGCGCGTTTCTCGGAGCTCCCGGCTCCTCAGCGGGTGGGAGCCTGGGGGCCCAGGGGTGGAGCTGGCGTCCGCGGGTGCTGGTCTGGCCTGGCCATGTGGTGACGAGGCTTAGCGGGGCCAGTGACAGCCGTGGCTCAGGATCCATAAGCTGGGGTTTGGTCTCAGCATTTACAAATGTGTTCACAGTTAGAATGAAACACATTCCTTCTAGAAAGTGCTTGGGGTTTTTGCTGCCCTGGAAGCCAGGAGCCTGCTCACTCTGACCACAAGTCGCCCTTGACTGCGGCGGCTGCGAGCGGGGCGGGGGCTGCCGGTGCCCTCCGCAGGCAGGGCCTCCTAGGTACCCCTCGGTGCTGCAGGCTGGGGGGCCTCGGGTACCTGCAGAGCCTTTTCTCTGAATTCCTTATGTCCGGTGGCCCGGAAACCCGTCCTCCTGTGCTGGTGGAAGGCGGAGGACGGGAGTCCCTGCAGGAGGCCCTGTGCACTCGGGGGCCTCCCTCATATCCCGCGCCCCTGCGCTGGCCTTCACAGTAGGTAACGCCTCCGGCCCGGGTGTTCGCTGTCCACAGAACATGGCAGAGGGGCACCCCGGCCCGGAAAGACGCCAGAGCCGGCAGGGGCTGTTTCGGGCCGCGTGGCTCCCCGGGTCGCGGCCATCTCCCCTCTTCTGCGTCTGTTCCGTGACTTCGCCCGGGTGGGATGTGCCGTGGGTGCATGGCGTCGAGGTGGGGCACGGCCGCCGGCAAGAAACCCACCCTGTCCGGAGGCGGGCGTGAGACAAGCCCAGCCCGCACGCGCTCATCTTTCTTCGTTTTTTGATCAGTTTATTCAGAATTGCTCTATAATTTACCAATTGTATGTATTTAACCTATTCTTGTGGAAAAAAAAGGTCTTTcattatatctttatttctgaatttcatGCTGCTTGTGTCTGTGTGGCCCGGGACGTGTGTCCATCTCTGTGCTCAGGGCTGGGGTGGCCCGTGACCAGGGGGGTCACACCTGCTGGCCTGGGGTGGTGTGGCAGCTGCAGGGCAGGTGGGTCCCCACAGGGAATCGCGTCGCTGGGGCCTGGTGTAGAGCCCTCTGCAGGGCTGTCTCCCCATCCCGTACTGGATGCCAGCCCTGCCCTGATCTCAGCGTTTCTGTGACCGCCAGCGTCACTTCCAAAGCCCGGTGTTTCCCAAGGCTCATGGGAGGTGGAATGCTAACAAATAGAGTGTTTACTTAACACGCtactgctgggtgcggtggctgccgcctataatcccagcactttgggaggctgaggggtggatctcttgagcccagcctgggcaatgtagtgagaccccatctcacaaaaaatacaaaacactacctggtgtggtga
This window contains:
- the UBE2J2 gene encoding ubiquitin-conjugating enzyme E2 J2 isoform X1 — encoded protein: MSSTSNKRAPTTATQRLKQDYLRIKKDPVPYICAEPLPSNILEWHYVVRGPEMTPYEGGYYHGKLIFPREFPFKPPSIYMITPNGRFKCNTRLCLSITDFHPDTWNPAWSVSTILTGLLSFMVEKGPTLGSIETSDFTKRQLAAQSLAFNLKDKVFCELFPEVVEEIKQKQKAQDELSSRPQTLPLPDVVPDGETHLVQNGIQLLNGHAPGAVPNLAGLQQANRHHGLLGGALANLFVIVGFAAFAYTVKYVLRSIAQE
- the UBE2J2 gene encoding ubiquitin-conjugating enzyme E2 J2 isoform X2 codes for the protein MTPYEGGYYHGKLIFPREFPFKPPSIYMITPNGRFKCNTRLCLSITDFHPDTWNPAWSVSTILTGLLSFMVEKGPTLGSIETSDFTKRQLAAQSLAFNLKDKVFCELFPEVVEEIKQKQKAQDELSSRPQTLPLPDVVPDGETHLVQNGIQLLNGHAPGAVPNLAGLQQANRHHGLLGGALANLFVIVGFAAFAYTVKYVLRSIAQE